In the genome of Coxiella burnetii, the window GCCGAAGCGGCTCTCGCGAAAGAAGCTGCTACGGAAGCAGCGGAAGAAGAGGAAACTGAAAAACCCGCTTCTGAAGCTGAGGCCAGCGGCGAGGCAGAGCAGGCTGATACTGATAAGAAGGAATAATCGGCCTTGTCGGGCGGGGTTAAACTGATTGCAGGCCTTGGGAATCCGGGCGATCAGTATGCCCGAACACGCCACAATGTCGGGGCGTGGTTCCTTGAAACGTTGGCTCAGCAACGTAATCAATCCTTGGCCAAAGAAAATAAATTTCATGGCTTTGTCGCGAAATGCAATGATTACTGGTTACTTAAGCCGACCACATTCATGAACGAAAGCGGCCAAGCTGTCGCCGCTTTAGCTCATTTCTATAAAATAAAGCCCTCAGAAATTTTAATCGCACACGATGAATTGGATTTTCCCGCCGGCGACATTCGCTTAAAAGAAGGGGGCGGACACGGCGGGCATAACGGGCTTCGGAATATTATTCAACACCTGGGGAGTAGCGATTTTTACCGCTTGCGAATTGGGATTAATCACCCCGGCCATAAGGATCGTGTCACTCCTTACGTTTTAAGCCCACCGTCTGAAAATGATCGGATTGCTATTTTGGCAGCCATCGAAAAAGGTTTGCGCCTGATTCCAGAATTGGTACAAGGTGATTTTCAAAAAGTGATGCGGGAATTGCATTCTTAAAAACTTCCTCTCCTGATGGCAGGAGAGGCGAAATGAGGTTCAACATGGGTTTTAAATGCGGCATCGTTGGATTGCCCAACGTCGGTAAATCAACATTATTTAATGCCTTAACAAAAGCAGGCATCGAAGCGTCGAATTATCCTTTTTGCACCATCGAACCAAATGTTGGCGTGGTGTCGGTGCCTGATAAGCGGCTTGAAAAAATTGCTCAAATTGTTAATCCGAAGCAAATTATCCCTACGACAGTTAACTTCGTCGATATCGCCGGTTTAGTGGCGGGGGCTTCAAAAGGCGAAGGTCTTGGTAATCAATTCCTTGCCAATATTCGTGAAACTCAAGCCATCGCCCACGTCGTGCGTTGTTTTCAAGATGAGAATGTCACTCACGTGGCGGGAAGTATTAATCCCATTGCCGACATTGAGGTGGTGAACACCGAATTGGCTTTGGCTGACTTAGAAACGCTCGATAAAATTTTAGTGAAACTTGCAAAAGACGTGAAACGGGGCGATAAAAAAGCACGCGACACCTATGCTTTATTGGAAAAGTTTAAAAAGTTGCTCGATGAGGGCACGCCAATTCGAAGTGTTAATTTAACAGAGGAAGAAGAAATTTTATTACGCCCTTACCAATTGCTGACTTCAAAGCCGGTATTGTATGTGGCCAACGTGGCGGAAGATGGTTTTACGGATAATTCTTATTTAAGTCAAGTCTACGAATTTGCCGCCAAAGAAAAAGCAAAGGTCGTCCCCGTTTGCGCAGCTATCGAGTCAGAAATCGCTGACCTTTCTGCCTCCGATCAACAGGACTTCCTACAAAGTCTCGGGCTTGAAGAGCCGGGACTGCATCGCGTGATTCAAGCAGGCTATCAATTACTGGGATTAATTACCTTCTTTACAGCCGGCCCCAAAGAACTCCGCGCGTGGACTTGTCCTAAAAATTCAACGGCGCCTCAAGCAGCGGGGGTCATTCATACAGACTTTGAAAAACGCTTTATCCGTGCTGAAGTTATAAGTTATAACGATTATACCCAATTTGGAGGAGAACAAGGCGCGAAAGACGCTGGCAAGTGGCGGTTAGAAGGAAAAGAGTATCTTGTGCAAGACGGTGACATAATGTACTTTCGAGCAGGTAATTAACCTTTGTTGAAGAAGGACCGCATGATGAAACGATTACTCTTTGGAATCTTTTGTTTTCTCTTCGTTAATTCTGCACTTGCCAATAATGGCATTTGTTCTTTTACAAGAAGGCTTTATAACGATCTATTAAGCTACCAATGCATCGCTCAGCAGGCGCCCGATAAGCCGTTGGCTGCAAGGCTACGCTACTTAAGCGTAAATGAAGCGTACATTCATAGCATTTGCAACGCAACGACTAACGCTGATTACTGCAAAACGAATCCCGTTTTCTCTTTAAGGATGGAAGCAGAAGGCTTAGCAAATAGCCTTACCGAGAAAGAGACGCGAGAAATCTGTTATATGGTGAACGAGACCAAAGGGATGGTATTGTTTTATTTGAAGCCGTTTTTGGATAAAAACTGCCACTAGCAGGCAGGCTTGACATAATTCCCACAAATCGCCAGAATGCGATTCTTCCCACCAGCAACCTGCATGGCTATGTAGCTCAGTTGGTTAGAGCACGGCATTCATAATGCCGGTGTCGGTGGTTCAAGTCCACCCATAGCCACTTTTAATTAATCTTGTAGCCCGTATGCAGTGAAGCGAAATACGGGAATTGCCTATTCTAGGTTATTTTTTCCTATTAGCCTTAATTTCAAAAAACCCCCGTCGTCCCCGCGAAGGCGCATAGGCGTCAACTTAAGCATAAAACTCTAATGACTGTAAAGTTGATGCTCTCTTTCGCCTTGCTCCTTTCAAAGCTCCTGGATACAACGGGCACCTATCATTACCCACCCCACCCGTGGCGAAGCGTGAAAAACTTAAAACCCGTCGTCCTCCCGCGAGGCCGTCTGCTGTATTATTGAAGCATACAAAACCTTCACGGCCGAGTCGGGGGGACCCAGATTAAGGAGCTAAGAAAAACACCGATGGCACTTTTCTTAGGCTTTTAGCCGGGATTCCCGTGACTTCGACCGTGAAAGCCCTCGATTCTTTGTCTGTCGTAGACGGCCTACGCACGGGAACGACGGACATTTTTTTTCAACTCCTTGATAGTCCCTCTTTACCTCGCTCTCTTAAGTTGACGCCTATGCGCGAAGGCGGGGATGATGGGTTAAGCTTTTAGTCTTTACCACTTGTGGGTAATGGTATGGTCCGTACCTCACTCTATTATGACCCTGCCTATTTCTTCGCTCTATTTATTTCTCATGTTACATTATTGATAATATGTGGTTAGCAGATCATGTGACGATTGATACTATTTTTGGCACTTGGATAGCCGAAAAGTGGAAAATGCCAATCAGGCCTCTTTTCGTTGGCCTGTATGCCTCCAATGCCATTGATATTGATCATGCGTTTGATCTTGGTCAGGACACGGGATTTGTCAACTCATTGACCATCCACACGTTTCATATTTATGGCGGCTTTATCTTGGCCAGCTTTATTCTCTATGCGCTTATCTTTAATTTTTCGAAAACACGTTATTGGGCAATCGCAATTGCTTTGGGCCTCGCTATCCATTTGTGGTGCGATGCAATTGCATTTTGGGTGCATTACAACATTATTATTTTAGGTGGGATGAGTATTCTATTAGTTTTATTCTTGCCGCTTATTTTGAAATGCTTTTCAAGTCCTATACCCATAAAAAATTTATGGTTCTTAGTGGGAGTCTACTGGATCGCCGACACAGCACAAAGAACTATTTTTTATTTCGATTTCAAAAACGCCTACAAAACTATAATCAGCGCTTGGATCGTTCCAATCATTTTACTCGGATTATTTATAATTTTTGCAAATTTTTATATCAAACCATGGGAAAAACCACAGCATTCAAAGTGAATGGGTTAAGTACGAAACCATCCCGTTATCCACAAGTCACAGCCCTTTCAATTTTAGGCTTCCTCATTCCCGTTGCGGGGATGACGAAGAGGGTGGGAATAATGGTGTAACGTTACCAATCACTGCCACTCCCAAATCCATCATCAAAATCGTTGCTATCTAATCCCGAGCTCGATTCATCCATAAAACTATCTCCAGTACCAAATCCCTCATCCAGTAGTTGACCTTGTCCTTGTAATGGATCGGATTCTAAGATATCGGAGACCCCCGCATTGTTTAGCATGCTATCGGAATTTAAAGTCGAGTGGTTGCTGAACAAATGATTCAATCCTTCAAATAAGAACAAACCACCGGCCACACCCGCCGCGGTGCTCATGGCGGAACCTAAAAAACTGCTTTGCCCAAAAGGGTTGGTCCGTCCATAGGGCGCTGATTCATTTGAATTCGATTGACGTGCCCCGCCCAAAAGGGAAGAGAAAAAACTTTTTTTAGAATGCACTTTCGCCTGCAATTCACTCACTTGTTGCTGCAACCGTCGGATAGCGGCTTCCTGCAACAAAACCGCTTGAGTCAACAAATACACTGCGTCCGGTTGCGAGCCAATTACTTGCGTAATTAATTCAGCGGCTTCTGAATCTTTTGCCACCGGCTGGGCCTCTTTAATCGCTCGGCCAATTGAGTAATCAACTGTTGATCATTTTGATTCATGTTGCTGTCTCTTTAAAATTGCCGCGTTTTGCGCGATTAACACATTGTTTTGTCGCACTTGAATGGCTTGCAGTAAAATCTGCGCTTGAGCGGCGCTCATTTTACCGGCTTGTAATTGACTACGAATGTTAGCCAATTCTTGTTGAAACGTATCAACGGCTTTCTGGCTATCCAGAGCGCTGGCATTCAGGGAAAAACTTAATAATAGTAAGCTTATAATCAATTTTTTCATGAGAACCTCATTTCTATTTTTATCGAAAATTTAGTCAATTTTAATCGATGAGTCAATCGTTAGTGGTGGGTGGCCGGCAATGAACGATGTAGAAAATTTCTAAAAACTGTTTTAATATTTATTGAAAACGCATAATGCGAATCCAACTGGAAGGAGTTGCATGAAATCCTCGTCCCTACCTCGGATAATTGTTCGAAAATTATTTTTGTTTTCGCTTTTTTTGATTACGTCAACAACTTTAGCTTGGGATGGGCATTTTTCTCTTAGTTATGTGGCATTAAAAAATATGCCTGAAATCGCTCATAAAGCCACTATACCTGCGGAAACACTCACTGCCTTTTTACAAAAAGAACGCTTAGGGTTAGTAAAATTGCTTCGAGAAAATGAAATTTGGTCACAACAAAATATCCCCTACTACCCGCCTGTGCCTCACGATTTAGTATTTAAAGGCGATGATTCCAAGCCTTTAAAAATGCAATTCGTAGAGGCTATTCGTATCAATCCCAACTTGAAATTTCCCTTGTTTGTTCAATATCCGCCGGGCGAAAAACACCGCATTCAGGGCCATCCTTTGGTTAAAAGGGACGTCATGTTGCCTCTTGTAACTAAAGCGGGTTGGGTGTATGTGCCTAATCCTCCTTTGGAAGGACTTTCTCCCGGTGAGAAGGTATCGCCGCTTGAAATTATTACCTCGGCTTCGGATGAGCCTGATTATGGGATGGACACTGATCTTTGGGAAAATAATCCTTCGTGGTTTGCAAAAGAAGATCATTGGGGGAAACAACCATTTGGTGATCCCGGACTGTTGTTGAGTTCGCAGGCGCCGTTTCATATGGCTTTTTATTACGAATCACCGCTTATTTACAAAGTGGCCCCTTTCCTTAAATATTCTTATCTTGAATATCGTCTTCATCTTTATAGGGTATTGTCTCAATACGCTTTTCAAACAGGTCACCCTTATTGGGGATATCGCTTTTTAGGATGGTCCATTCATTATGCACAGGACTTAACGCAGCCCTACCATTCTACCGCCCAATGCGTCGGTGATAAAATTGATTGCCGTGAGTTTATTGAAGCAGATAGGTTATACCAAGCCTCAACGAAACGTGATTCGATTAAGTTCTAATCGCCATTTCACTTTAGAGAATTATACTTATCACTTGGTAAAATACCTCCTAGCAACCAAACAAAAGGATAATAAGATACTTCAGTCGCTGGCCGATACTCGGCAAGATTCTCATTATCCTGCTTATACAGATGAATACCCACGAACGATCATTGCAAAAGAATCACATGCCATGGCTGACAGGGTAGACAAAGAAATTCGAAAAATTTTCCCTAAAAAATACGTCGCCGACCCCAATTATGTTTTTTTTGAAACGAAAACCGACGTTGATTTATTTAAAATCATGCAGGATCGGCATTTAAATAAAGAGATGGATTCTTTTAACGCCGAATTAGCGACTTTACTGCGTGCTTATGGCGCTCATACGCGCAATATAGTGAGATATGTCATCCACGGCTCTTCGCGGAATTGAAATTAAGGGAGATTATGCAGTATTGTGCTAGAATTGAAAGGTAGCACTTCAAAAACGAGGAGGATTTTATGTTAAAACGGATATTACCCATCGTGATTGCCATAAATTTGATGGTAATAGAAGGGGTAGCATTTTCGAATAATGGAATATTTGCTGCATGTAGCCCAACCACTAAATGTCAGGGAATTAGATATGCCCAAAAAGTCTGTGGCACTAACGAAACATATGAGGAGTTATATTTGGTGACTTGCGACTCAGATACCCGCCTAAGAGAAAATTATTTAGTTCCCAATTTCAAAGTCAAAGGATGGTATGGCTTTCTTGTGGGTGTTAACAGAACTTTTAAAACCCCCAGTGCCGCTATCAGCAACTTATGCAACCCCAAGAACGATTGGCCTCAAACACCATCTCCACATTTTAAAGAGTGTTAATTCTAGCTAATCTCCTCACGACGATTAAAAGGAGGAAAAAGGTTTGAAGTCTGAATGAGAAGCCATTAGGTCAGGTACGACTTTAGGGCTTCTTATTCATTGGTACTAGCAAGCACTAAGTTCGTACCATATCATTACCACCAGTGGTAAAGACTAAAAAACGTAAAATCCATCATCCCCGCGCAGGCGGGATCCAGCGCACACGTGCGCAGCGCGCCGATAATAATAAGTTTTTTATTATTTTTCCACACGACAATCGGGCAAAGCTTAAAAGAATGTAGGAATTGAGGGCTGGCAGAGAAGGCACTCACTTGACTTCCCACATTTAGGGCCACATTGCCTTATTAAAGCAATGGCCTCAGAATAAACTCATTCATGTTAACGCGTAGCCCGTATGCAGCGAAGCGGAATACGGGAATTGTGGTTTTATTTCCCGTATTCCGCTTCGCTGCATACGGGCTACGAGCTTGCCTGTCTGAAAATCATGGTCATAAGCTGCCACTTTTCATTAACTCAATATCACTTATCCTTTCCCAAGGATACTTGAGGTGCTGGTTAGTGTCCTCGTTGTTTTTTCTTTTTCTTCGCCTGTTTTAACTGAAACTTCTTTTCTAGCTGACCTTCTTTCTCGGATCGGGACAGGACTTTTTTTTCCTTTTTCTTTTTTTCTAGATCTAGTTTTAGCACTTCTTGAGCGTGGGTTAATTGAGGAAGTTTTTCGGTTTTCTTCATTACTTTTCTTATCTCTCGTTTCAGTCGCTTTGGATTCTTCCTCTTAATGACCAGTTTAAATTTGACCGGCTCTGTAAATCTAAGCTCATCAAAATGAGATGTCACAAACTCGTAAAGTTCAGCATCTGTTGGCTCATCTCCAAAGATTTGACGAGCGACAGCATACCCTTCATTATCCTTTCTTTCAAAAATGCCGACCCAGAAGGAATTCTCCAATAGGACTGTCGCATGAAT includes:
- the pth gene encoding aminoacyl-tRNA hydrolase, with translation MSGGVKLIAGLGNPGDQYARTRHNVGAWFLETLAQQRNQSLAKENKFHGFVAKCNDYWLLKPTTFMNESGQAVAALAHFYKIKPSEILIAHDELDFPAGDIRLKEGGGHGGHNGLRNIIQHLGSSDFYRLRIGINHPGHKDRVTPYVLSPPSENDRIAILAAIEKGLRLIPELVQGDFQKVMRELHS
- the ychF gene encoding redox-regulated ATPase YchF, yielding MGFKCGIVGLPNVGKSTLFNALTKAGIEASNYPFCTIEPNVGVVSVPDKRLEKIAQIVNPKQIIPTTVNFVDIAGLVAGASKGEGLGNQFLANIRETQAIAHVVRCFQDENVTHVAGSINPIADIEVVNTELALADLETLDKILVKLAKDVKRGDKKARDTYALLEKFKKLLDEGTPIRSVNLTEEEEILLRPYQLLTSKPVLYVANVAEDGFTDNSYLSQVYEFAAKEKAKVVPVCAAIESEIADLSASDQQDFLQSLGLEEPGLHRVIQAGYQLLGLITFFTAGPKELRAWTCPKNSTAPQAAGVIHTDFEKRFIRAEVISYNDYTQFGGEQGAKDAGKWRLEGKEYLVQDGDIMYFRAGN
- a CDS encoding DUF2076 domain-containing protein, giving the protein MAKDSEAAELITQVIGSQPDAVYLLTQAVLLQEAAIRRLQQQVSELQAKVHSKKSFFSSLLGGARQSNSNESAPYGRTNPFGQSSFLGSAMSTAAGVAGGLFLFEGLNHLFSNHSTLNSDSMLNNAGVSDILESDPLQGQGQLLDEGFGTGDSFMDESSSGLDSNDFDDGFGSGSDW
- a CDS encoding YjdF family protein — encoded protein: MSGGKFRMALNIDKTTNYTQLNLYTIHATVLLENSFWVGIFERKDNEGYAVARQIFGDEPTDAELYEFVTSHFDELRFTEPVKFKLVIKRKNPKRLKREIRKVMKKTEKLPQLTHAQEVLKLDLEKKKKEKKVLSRSEKEGQLEKKFQLKQAKKKKKQRGH